The sequence below is a genomic window from Plasmodium cynomolgi strain B DNA, chromosome 4, whole genome shotgun sequence.
GGATATAGACAAATGGATTATTAACAAGAGGGGGTTAAGTCTACCTGATGGTACCCCCTACTACAGTGAAGAAAACACAAAAGAGTACCTAGCAGAAGAATTCCTCAAAGAAattgagaaggaaaaaaatgcttgtGATGATGATGCATTTGATAAAGATACAAATGGAGTCATagatttgaataaaattccAGGTGAAATGAAATTTAAATCtccttattttaaaaagagtaaaTATTGTAACAATGAATACTGTGATAGATGGAAGGATAAAACGAGTTGTATTTCAAATATTGAGGTAGAGGAACAAGGAGATTGTGGATTGTGTTGGATTTTTGCCTCTAAGTTACATGTAGAAACGATTAGATGTATGAGAGGATATGGTCACTTTCGAAGCTCTGCTTTATTTGTAGCAAATTGCTCGAAGAGAAGTCCAGAAGATAGATGTAACGTGGGTTCTAATCCTACagaatttcttcaaattgttaaGGACACAGGATTTTTACCACTCGAATCGGATCTCCCTTACAACTACAGCCAAGCGGGTAACTCCTGTCCTAATAAAAGAAGCAAGTGGACAAACCTATGGGGAAATACCAAGCTGTTGTATCATAAGAGACCCAATCATTTATTCCAAACGTTTGGATATGTGTCGTACGAAAGTAAACGATTTGAGAACAATATCGATCTTTTCATAGATATCCTCAAGAGAGAGGTTCAAAACAAAGGATCCGTCATTATCTATATAAAAACAGAAAACGTTATCGATTACGATTTTAATGGTAAGGTTGTACATAGCCTATGTGGACATAACGATGCAGATCATGCTGCTAACATTATTGGCTATGGAAATTATATCAATGTGCATGGTGAGAAGAGGTCGTATTGGCTAGTCAGGAACAGCTGGGGGTACTACTGGGGAGATGAAGGTAACTTCAAAGTTGACATGTATGGTCCGGACGGATGTAAACGGAACTTCATTCACACGGCAGTTGTGTTTAAGATAGATTTGGGAATCGTAGAAGTCCCAAAGAAGGACGACCGACccttttataattattttatcgAGTACGTCCCGAATTTCTTATACAACCTCTTCTATTCTAGTTACGATAAAGGTGATGATTCGAATACGCTTTGTGAGAATGctaaggggggagaagcggtggGGGGTGATTCCGTAGTTGACGGTCAGGCGGTGGTCACTGGACAGACGGAAACGCCCACGCCGGGGGCCGCCCAAGACGGGGCCCAACCCGGAGCAGTGGGTAGCGAAGTAAATGCCGCGGCGGGCGACAACGCAGGAATTGTACCTCCGGTAGGGTCACAAACGGGTGCGGTTGCGCAGGAAAGCGGTGCAGTTACTCCAGAAACGGGTGCGGTTGCGCAGGAAAGCGGTGTAGTTGCTCCACAAGCGGGTGCGATTGCGACGCAAAACGGTGCAGATACTCCACAAGCGGGTGATATTGCGACGCAAACCGGTGCAGATACTCCACAAACGGGTGATATTGCGACGCAAAACGGTGCAGATACTCCACAAACGGGTGATATTGCGACGCAAAACGGTGCAGATACGCCACAAAACGGTGTACCTGCTCCACAAACGACTGCGGCTGCCTCACCCCCGAGCGTGACGCCGCTGAACGTTACGGTTGAGGAGGGCCAGCGCGTGGGAGGTGTAGTCTCCCTCATCCCCGTGGATAATTCgggcgagaaaaaaatcccagtcatgcacattttaaaatatgtgaaggAGACCAAAATGACGAGGGCATTCGTGAGGTACGACAGTTTGAACGAAATAGAAAGCTCGCACAGCTGCTCCAGGACCTACGCCAAGGACGAGAAGGGGCACGAGGAGTGCATCCAATTCTGCCTCAAGAACTGGGCCTCCTGCAGGGGGCACTACTCCCCTGGTTATTGCTTAACTAAGATGTATGCGGGAAGtaactgctttttttgcagcGTGTAGAGCGGTTCGAAAGTGACCTTGGTGGTTGTTGCGGTTGTTGCGGTTGTTGCGGTTGTTGCGGTTGTTGCGGTTGTTGCGGTTGCTGCGAATCCTGTTGTCTGGAGAGGGCGCTACTACTGGGGCTTCGAGAACATCGAGGAGGTGGCCTTCCCAAGCGCAGCCCTGTCTACGGAGTTTGGCTCTTTCGCGTCGCTCCATTTTGATGTTAATTTTCGGCTGATGTGCCTATGTGGGGGCCTAAcgccattttccttttttttaacatcccCATGTTTGGGTAAATATACCAACGAGGAGCTACTCCAGTGTGTACCTTTCCGCAGCACGCATTACACATGttagaagtttttttttttttttttttttttttttttcccaattggGAGGAGATGCTCAGATGGGGAAGGGTTTATGTGGCGTGAAAATTACACACAGTTGGCTGTAACTCACGTTTTGCAGTTTCCAAGCCCATCGACTGAGCGTGCGTCAGGGGATGGGGGATTACCCCGCGTGTGTATTTACAAATGGAAACAGACAAGGACGCGGTTATGTCAGCATCCCCATGCGCACATCTGGAATAGATACGTGCCGTCCCGTTATTTGTGTGTATAAATGGAGGGTGGGGTGGGGTACCAAATGAACACTGCAGGGGAGGTCCTCAATGGAAAGGGTACATATCACGTGAAGGTTAACGTGTAGATCCTCCTGCTTGGgagtttatttattcattcattcattcatttatttttttttttttttttttttttttcccaaatgggaacCGCGCAGTCAGCAAAATTAACCTGATGAGTGTGCGTCTTGTCTTGACGTTCAAGACATCCCcacttttgaatttttcgGATGCCCATTtctgcaaaattaaaattgtaagGGGAACAGgttttgaaattattttcctcaaCGAGGCAGGAACTTGCAAGGAATGATGTTTCTTCTGGGTGTTCTGACGTAATTGTGAGCTGCATgcagatgggaaaaaaaaaaaaaaaaaaaaaaaaacataggCCCCAAATGGCTAAAAATTGCTAAGAGTGGCTGGCAAAAAGGCTCAAAAATGGCCGAAGTGGTTGATCGAATCGAACGCGTTGCACGCAGTGCATGGCTTCCCCCAAATGAAAATTCTGGACCAACCGTTAACCCATGAGGGTGATTCATTTTCACACCAAGACAGTTATTTCCAATAATGGGCtgacattatatatataaaaaacagaagaaaaaaaaaaaaaataaaaaaaataaaaaaaaaattgttgctTGAGGCAAATTCTTCATTACGTGAACTTTGTGTGTAACGCATGTTTGAGTGTCTACATCATGTTAATTGGAGTAACATTTTCTGATTCCGTTGGTTGCACGCGCACGATTGATAGTGgagcttcctcctccttcaccTTTTCACGCATGTGCTGACGAGGCTGCAGAATTGTGTAACGCATGTCCCCCTTTTAATGTGGACACGGGGAAAAGGTacagcggaaaaaaaggcacagcggaaaaaaaggcacagcGGAAAAGGCACAGCTGAGTGGCGATTGCACATGCGTGTAGGAATGCCCATGTGTACGTGCCCGTCTTGCGCGATTCACTTCCTGCAACGAGGGCCTCCTTGAAGGGAGCACGCACGGGGAGCATCCTCGCGGTTGTAAAGAAAGCCGCACGGCCGCACGCCAGTCTGTTGAATTCGTTGCATTAGCTGCGTGGTTAAGTTTGCCACGTTACGTTTGCCACGCTAAGTTCGCTGCGTTAAGTTTGCTTTATTCGTTGTGTCGATTACGTTTGTTTTATTCGTTGCGTCTATTCTatcgtttttgtttctttcctttttaaaatctaCTTCTTTGCAATTTGGTAACAATATTTACCGCTTCTTCCAATTCTGACTAACACCCGCGTGACACTTCAAACCAACCAAAAATCTTTTGCTTCGCGTGACACGTCAACCCAACAGAAACCTTTTGCTTCGCGTGACCCCCCCACTTAGCACAAAGAACCACCACCGCATCGAAACAGAAGCGAGAAAGGACAAGTCCAAacattacacaaaaaaaaaaagctttacCTGTTTATCACTCCTGTCTACAATGAAGATAAATCAGATTGCGCAGTACGTCCTGCTCGTCCTGGTTGCCCATTTGGTGAAGCGAGGTAGGATCCCCACAGTCTGCAGGCGTTTTTACGTCCTTCGCTGCGCCTTGCCCTTCACCATGAGTCCACACACACAAGCACATACGAACACATGTGTGTGGATTCCTTCagtttgcttctccccccacccTCTGTTTGATGAGCTCCATTTGTTCACGCAAACCAGTGCTGTGCCCTTTGTTGTGCATAACTTCTGTGTTCACTACTGAACGATGAACGCTGAACCGTGAACCCTAATCCTCCACGCGCACACCTCAAACTGTGAATTGCGAACCGAAAACatgcttccccctcccccctcccccctctttgCTTGTCTCACCAACGCAGTCAAGTCTAACATTATAGTCAACTGCTTCGGTATGCTACACTGCAGAATATGTCACACAGCCATACGGAATTGCTTCTTATCAGGGACTAGTAACTTAACAAAGTGTATCCAATGCGAGGAGAAGTACTACGACATTCAGCCGTGCACTCACCATACAGGTTCGCGAGGGGAATGACTTTTTCGATTGCATCGTTCTGTACTAGAGTGTAGACCCACATGAGCGCAGCGGCCATCCCGTGAGCATACCACTCTACAACTTGATGCCTCTTTTGGACCGCCCCACCAAAACCACATGCACCTTTTttcgtcttccccttttagAAAATTTCCTGCAGACCTCCAGGGACAAAGGAGCCTTTGTGGAGATGAAAGATCATGTAAGGGATCAtctgtgcaaaaaaaaaaaaaaaaaattacgagcGAAAGAAAGAGTTGAATTTGGAATGACCATTCTTAGTTCAAAGATGGCCACGCCTCTGTGCATAAATGAAGTCATGCATATCTCTTCATTCCGTTCGCACCCTACACAGGATTACCTAACGGAGGACAGAGTGGACGAACTCATTTCTGAGGTGATAAAGTTATCGttggagaagcagaaaaatgcAGTGCCGGCAACAGaacacacaaatgaagaattCCATAAGAAAATAATGCAGCTCTGTTTGTACTCTAACTTTAATGACAATTACGAAAATGCAAAGAAGCACACCCAGGCAAATGCTGAGGAGGTGGAAAAACACATTCACAAGGTCGTTAGCATGTACATGAAGGAGAGTAACAACATGGAACATATTATTAACTCGCTGAAGAACCCAGCCTTGTGTTTGAAATCCCCAGAAGAGTGGACGAAGGACAGGGCCGGCTACAAGGACAACGATGATGTGCCTTCGGTCATCATACCCGAGCGGAAGCTGTTCAAGCCGTACGAGGTGAAGTCGCTGAAGAGCTCCCTTTACAGTTACCAGTCGAACTGCAACCGGCAGTTCTGCGACAGGTTTTCCGACCCCAACGAGTGCGAGAATAGCATCCGGGTCCTCAACCAGGGCATATGGTAAGTCGGGAGCGGTGCGGGCACTACGCTGTGTAGACGCTACGCTGTGTAGACGCTATGCTGTGTAGACGCTATGCTGTGTAGACGCTATGCTGTGTAGACGCTATGCTGCGTATGCACTATGCTGCGCATACACTATGCTGCGTATACCCTATGCTGCGCATACCCTATGCTTCGTATACACTATGCTGCACATACCCTATGCTGCGCATACCCTATGCTGCGCATACACTTTGCTTCGTAGATGGCTAACCCAACTCACGCCTCCTTCtgcaccccccccctcttaGCGGAAACTGCTGGGCCTTCGCCTCCTCGCAAGTGATCTCCGCCTTCAGATGCAGGAAGGGTCTGGGATTCGCGGAACCCTCCGTGAAGTACGTCACGCTctgcaaaaacaaaaacgcaGATAACTTCCAAGAAAACCCATTCGGTCACTACAACGATAACATCTGTAGTGAAGGGGGACATCTCTCATACTACTTAGAGACGTTAGACAAAACGAAAATGCTGCCTACCTCGTATGACGTCCCATACAACGAGCCATTAAAAGGAGCAGAATGCCCAGAAGCCAACGCCCAATGGGATAACATGTGGGATCAGGTGAACCCATTGACTAGAATTATGAATGGGTATCTCTACCGAGGGTATTTCAAAATTTCCTTTCATGAGTATGCAAGGAGTGGAAGGACTGATGAGCTTATTAGCTTAATTAAAGACTACATAATAGATCAGGGGTCCTTGTTCGTATCCATGGAGGTAAACGAAAAGCTAAGTTTTGATCATGATGGAGAGAAAGTCATGATGAACTGTGAATACAGAGCATCCCCTGATCATGCTTTGGCATTAATAGGGTATGGTGATTATTTAAAACCATCAGGAGAAAGAAGTTCTTATTGGTTACTCAGAAACAGTTGGGGCTCTCATTGGGGGGACAGaggaaatttcaaaattgatATGTATGGTCCTTCCGACTGTAACGGTGCAGTATTATGTAATGCCTTCCCTCTACTGCTCCAAATGAATGGGAATAAAATTACGAAACCGCTTCCAAAAGATTTAGCATCTACGGATAGCAGGATAAGGTATGACCACTCCATGTTCACTAGGGACCAAAACAGGAGACAGTCCAGGAGATACAACTCGGGTGAAGAACAGGACAGACCAAATGGTCAGGCAGATAATAACCCATTTGATAactctaaaaataatgatacaTATGATGGCGATGATAGGAATTGGCAAGATTTTGATCCGTTTAGGGAGGGCTACGTTTACCCCTACATGGATAATAGAAGGGACGGGGCACGCCGCAACGAGGAGGACCGCAACAACGAGACGGACCGCAGCAACGAGGGCATGGGTGACAACCGCGGCAGCAAAATCCGCAGAAAAGTTTTCAAGACCTCCCTCGTGGTAAATATTGGGGATACGCAGTTCAACCGGATCATCTACATGAAAAGTAGGCCTCCtgaggggagaagcggtggAGCAGTGGAGCAGTGGagcggtggagcggtggaGCGGTAGAGCGGTGTGCCGGTGGAGCACTTCACCGCTTGGCCGGCCCGCCTCACCGATTCGTCGCCCTCCGCAAGACTTCTCACCACTCCTTACCCATTACCACTCCCTATCCATTACCACTCCTTATGCATTGCCACTCCTTACCCATTACCACTCCCTATCCATTACCACTCCTTATGCATTGCCACTCCTTACCCATTACCACTCCCTACCCCGCCTATGCAGGAAAAGACGAGTACAAGGAGCAGCACTCCTGCCTGCGGACCTACTCCCTGGATTCCCTAGCGGACGTCTCCTGCAGGAACAACTGCAATCAGTATATTGACCTGTGCAAGCATTATACGTCCATTGGGATGTGTCTCATGCGCTTTGCTAACAACTATAAGTGTGTTTACTGTGGCATGTAATAAGGGAGGGTGATTCTCCCCAACTGTGTGTGTGGCAGCGCGGTTGGGATAgcaccaaaaaggggaaaaaaaaaaaaaaaaaaaatgccacaaAATGATCATTTTGTTCGACATGGCAAATAATCagttcaattttgtttttcgttccttcgcgtttccccccccatgtCGTATCCGCGACACCTTCATTTCCTTATCCCGCGTGCGAAATATGTAGGCCCCCGATGGCCTTCCGTCAGAaaactttttcctttgccaTCACCGCGGCACCCATTTTTGCTCCACTGCACACGCGTAACGATTGTCCACACTTGTTTTTGCGCCCCGTGACGCACTTCACACCCACAAACTAACATTAGCATGCGCTGTCGTGAGGCATCCCACAGTGTTGTTGTTTAATAGACTCATTGTGTGAACACTTGCACACGTttgttttggtttttttttttttttacttttttttttatgttattttattttttatttttttcacgcgcCGTTTTTGGTTATCTTAAGAGTTGGCCCtctatattttcatttcgaCTTATGTTACCTCGTCGTAATCCACTCGCTCGgctcaatttttatttgatttgtgcaattcctcctcccccctccccatggGGGTGGCCAACCGTTCCGCGCGAACAAGCGTATCACGTACATGGGCATAATTGTCCAACAACACACCTTTCCGAGGGGAtgtacaaaaaggggttgaaaaaaaggctggaaaaaaaaaaaaaagaaaaaacacacgtTTGCACCTTTGTGGGGTTATTCATCCGCTTCATAAAATTTCCACTCAATTTGGTTTAatgaatgggaaaaaaagtggagaaaaaaatgaagcgcGTTCTTATGCAGGCGCTTATCTTTAGTGAAGCAGACGTGCGGCATTTTCCcgctttttccccatttttccgcatttttttttggccatcTTGTCCGAAGCCACGACATGCATGTAGGGCGcgatttttcttcccccgaTTTTTGCGCGAGGGAAAAATTGCCCAGGAAAATGATCACAGCATAGTGGCCGTTTGGGGAAGCACCCGAAGCGTCCGATACGTCCGAAACGTCCGAAGCGTCCGATACGTCGGGAGCATCTTCCCCTGCCTGTGGCTCTGCCTTTGCCGCCGCCACTGTCACTGCCAACTGCCCTTCTTTAACTTCAAATGTGCCGCGCGCCTCTTCGAATTTTATTCCTATCCCCCGgtgaatttgaaaaaattgttactcGCACgatgtatgtatgtgcgcATGTGAGCATGTGTGCTTAGCGACGTAATGCCGTGCAACATGCCCTTTCTCGCGAGGGTTCGCAGGTTAACCCCTTTTGCGAagttccccccccccgtAGGCGCGGCCAGTCACGCACGCCTCGAGCGACCAACTGATGCGGTGAGCATAACGTAGGGGGGTTGgcactccattttgttacattttaatgggacgttttattttttcttttttttattttcttctttttattt
It includes:
- a CDS encoding serine-repeat antigen (SERA;~putative) produces the protein MVSRLCFLLTICVALGTHVTHCAGDGPPESNVGDQLHTGSSPQGGVPDAGAGNPSLSVPGQTSQDTEPSSSSSENGIGSSSSNEETASPPTSADAKSNGIESESSDAASVQVEDTSEQNIQITSALLKHSNGIKITGSCKAHFRVFLSPHLWIYAVAAENKIQLRPNFGPITSIDLGNLINDCKKGANNNFKFVVHTSDDILTVKWKVTGEGAAPGNQEDVKKYKLPPLDRPFTSVQVHSANAKSKIIESKFYDIGSSMPAQCSVVATNCFLSGSLDIEHCYHCTLLEKKMAQNSECFKYVSKEAKELIEKDTPIKAQEEQAHSADHKLIESIDVILKAVYKSDKDDEKKELITLEEVDENLKKELANYCTLLKEVDTSGTLNNHKLANEIETYRNLTRLLRMHSEENVVTLQDKLRNAAICIKDIDKWIINKRGLSLPDGTPYYSEENTKEYLAEEFLKEIEKEKNACDDDAFDKDTNGVIDLNKIPGEMKFKSPYFKKSKYCNNEYCDRWKDKTSCISNIEVEEQGDCGLCWIFASKLHVETIRCMRGYGHFRSSALFVANCSKRSPEDRCNVGSNPTEFLQIVKDTGFLPLESDLPYNYSQAGNSCPNKRSKWTNLWGNTKLLYHKRPNHLFQTFGYVSYESKRFENNIDLFIDILKREVQNKGSVIIYIKTENVIDYDFNGKVVHSLCGHNDADHAANIIGYGNYINVHGEKRSYWLVRNSWGYYWGDEGNFKVDMYGPDGCKRNFIHTAVVFKIDLGIVEVPKKDDRPFYNYFIEYVPNFLYNLFYSSYDKGDDSNTLCENAKGGEAVGGDSVVDGQAVVTGQTETPTPGAAQDGAQPGAVGSEVNAAAGDNAGIVPPVGSQTGAVAQESGAVTPETGAVAQESGVVAPQAGAIATQNGADTPQAGDIATQTGADTPQTGDIATQNGADTPQTGDIATQNGADTPQNGVPAPQTTAAASPPSVTPLNVTVEEGQRVGGVVSLIPVDNSGEKKIPVMHILKYVKETKMTRAFVRYDSLNEIESSHSCSRTYAKDEKGHEECIQFCLKNWASCRGHYSPGYCLTKMYAGSNCFFCSV
- a CDS encoding serine-repeat antigen (SERA;~putative); the encoded protein is MKINQIAQYVLLVLVAHLVKRVKSNIIVNCFGMLHCRICHTAIRNCFLSGTSNLTKCIQCEEKYYDIQPCTHHTENFLQTSRDKGAFVEMKDHDYLTEDRVDELISEVIKLSLEKQKNAVPATEHTNEEFHKKIMQLCLYSNFNDNYENAKKHTQANAEEVEKHIHKVVSMYMKESNNMEHIINSLKNPALCLKSPEEWTKDRAGYKDNDDVPSVIIPERKLFKPYEVKSLKSSLYSYQSNCNRQFCDRFSDPNECENSIRVLNQGICGNCWAFASSQVISAFRCRKGLGFAEPSVKYVTLCKNKNADNFQENPFGHYNDNICSEGGHLSYYLETLDKTKMLPTSYDVPYNEPLKGAECPEANAQWDNMWDQVNPLTRIMNGYLYRGYFKISFHEYARSGRTDELISLIKDYIIDQGSLFVSMEVNEKLSFDHDGEKVMMNCEYRASPDHALALIGYGDYLKPSGERSSYWLLRNSWGSHWGDRGNFKIDMYGPSDCNGAVLCNAFPLLLQMNGNKITKPLPKDLASTDSRIRYDHSMFTRDQNRRQSRRYNSGEEQDRPNGQADNNPFDNSKNNDTYDGDDRNWQDFDPFREGYVYPYMDNRRDGARRNEEDRNNETDRSNEGMGDNRGSKIRRKVFKTSLVVNIGDTQFNRIIYMKRKDEYKEQHSCLRTYSLDSLADVSCRNNCNQYIDLCKHYTSIGMCLMRFANNYKCVYCGM